The segment GACAAATTTTTCTTCCCAGTCCATACAGACCACGGACTCGTTCACAGCGTGTTCCCCAGTTATGTCTCCTAGGTCCGTTTTGTTTGCAACAACGACTATCGAATACTTCCCATTATGTTTATGCTCTTTTATCTCTTCTCGCAACGATTTTACTGTTTCAAAGCTTTCCGCATTCGTTACCGAATATACAAGCACAAAAGCATCACCTGTTGCTATAGCGAGTTTGCGCATGGCCGGAAATTGATACGAACCTGAAGTGTCTAATATATCAATATCTACAGACACGGTCTCGAACTTCATACTGTGGCGATGAAGCTCTTCTACAGTTTCCTTATGAATCTCAGTGAACTTATTGTTAATAAATTGATTAATGATCGAACTTTTTCCCACTCCAGATGTTCCCATGAACACAACACGATAGTTCTGGCTCACCGTTTCCCGTGGTAGAGGCATATCTGAAAATAGAATAAcaacaatttatttcaaatgaattattttaGTGACAACTTATTTTTGTGGTTCTAGATATGTTTGAAACGACTGTCGTCAAATCTCTTTAAGGCTTCTTGTTTCTAGAAGTAACATACAAAgttttctgacatatttgaaataagataacacgAGTTAGTATCTCTTCGCCACGAGATCTTGTCCACGAGATACAATCTCCCTTGAGATTCATAACTCATAGCCTTAAAATAGTAGATCTTTCCCAAGAGTAAGTACCTCGTGGCCCCAAACTAACACATTTCCACGAGTTAGTAACTCTCGGCCACGAAATATACAAAGTGACaagttttgtgtgtttgttttgtttttgtttttttttcaatctcgTGGCCATGAGATACTAACTGTGGGACCAAGGTCGTATTTCGTGGCCGCAAGATAACTAACTAACGGGAACGAGATATTGTCTCGCGGCCACGAGTTATCAGCTCGTTTCAACGATATACGAACATTCACACTTGTCCCCTCGGAGCTTCCGTAGTGTACTAAATATGATATTAgtacaaactttgaaaataactGTAAGCATGAAAACTGTCACAGAATTATATCCtctgattgtccttcaatatccaaagtttaaagaaattctgttattgggaaaattttcgcaccaaattctagcatacgtccttaactTGATTATTTCCTTGGGATGTCTGATTTGGTGTAAAAGACTAGTAAGACtccagatttgtttaaaaacagatCATTTTAGTGTGTTTCAAAGCAAAATTGAAGCATTAgtattcaatttgaaataaaatttcgcTCATAATTGTTTCAATTGTATCACCTTTTTTGCTTGTGATGCAACGGAGGATTAGAAAAAACAGCGAGTCATATAATGCACTTCTAAGGCAATGGAAATATATTCAAACAGAAGTGATTAAATaagttgtgcatatctcaaatcACTGTGCTTTCTTCGATAAGATATTGCTAACTGTATGTATGTAAGGTTAGCTTTGAACACACGGAACactatttcattgttttgtaaaatttaacaCTATGTATAACTTGaaaggtattaaaatatcatatattgaCAGTTTACCCACATTAAAGAATTTTACATCCTAAGCGAGgctttgaacccacatcgatgatgggcaagtgatttgcagTCAGCGATTATAATTAACCGGCCTCGGAGGCCCCATAGTAGTTCATTGACTCGTGTCAAATACACAGTTTGATGCGATTAACTGATTAACTAAAACGTGCAGTAACATTTTGCCATATTTATCCATAAACAACCCATTCCGTTGCAAATTCTATTTACTAATCGGACTGGCCTATTCGTTTTAGGGAAcaagctgagtttgagtttgtcTTTGGTTCTACGTCTAGGCATATAAATGGTTTGCTTAGCATATACGACTGATTTTTTTATATCAGGAAAGAATGGCATTTCTTACCCTAAAGGTCTTAAAGGTTTTGTATGAGTGAAAATTGTTCTCTTAATCGAGTTTGTTGAGAAGAACCACTTTGCCTTAGTTCAAAGATCGAGAAGAGATATATGTAATGATTTACTGGAACTGATAGGGGAAaggtcaatatggaaaaatacaataCAACAACAGTAAATATGTCCAACACTTTGTAGAACATCAGATTTGTTCACGTATagtgtctttttcaacattttttcagtcatatagacGTCGGCGTCTACTTGCAGCAATAAGTAAAATATCCAGCCTTATAGTCCTGCCTaaatggaatatcacgccgtagacacgttcAATGATACCCCAACTAGTCACGTTATACCGACagtgggctgaccagtcctaggaCAATCCACTTTTGCTGACACCAAGACACGATACTACTACCAttatttacgtctttggtatgacgaggTCAGGGAGCGAAAACCACGACCTCTACCACTGGGAGCCGGCCTATTACCTCTAAGTTACCGGAGATGTACCTTGCAGAACAAAGTAATTTGCATATCAATTGCATTTTTGGCCGACCTTATTTGATACAAGTCAGCAATATAGTAACAATATAAATTTACAGCTCTAAAATGCTGTgtaatttattatacaataaTAATTTCTAACACTACATACGAATGTCGTATTTGCTATAGAGGTGCGGGTTGACGTCATTTAAAACTGtaacaataaatacatttacttGACAGATATTTATGGTTCCCTCATAAAATGAGGAATATAGGTTATGACAGCAATAAAATAAACATCaatttgtacaagaaatcaagtATACGTATATACAAAGTACTTTTTAATATTGTTTGTTCAAGGTTCAACGGGGAATCGAATATTTAAAGACTACTTATGTTGAAAAATTAAAtatggttattataatagtagctcgatctagGATGCTGTAATCGGCTCGAGAAGATTTTGCAAGATCGGATACAACGagccacgagagccgaatactaaACCCTAGATCTAGCTACagtactgttgtaatgacccttttatataCCTACACAatttttgtgtgttgttttgttatcgaacgaaaccttaaatgtttgtcgatgttaaaataaTAATGAGTGAAGTATTTGTGTGcgatatttatatattcataatttCATTATGTAATGGCGACTAATTTAACACTTTGATGAGTTTGTAATCCTATCTGTTCAACCAGTTTTTCAAGATATTCAATATACGATAAATATTCATACACCGTTTGCAAAAAAAGGTCGTTATCCGAAGTGTTAagtaaatgaataattaatatattcattaaatgTACGCTGAATGCTTGTTACGTATGTG is part of the Mercenaria mercenaria strain notata unplaced genomic scaffold, MADL_Memer_1 contig_3230, whole genome shotgun sequence genome and harbors:
- the LOC128552857 gene encoding ras-related protein Rap-2c-like, translated to MPLPRETVSQNYRVVFMGTSGVGKSSIINQFINNKFTEIHKETVEELHRHSMKFETVSVDIDILDTSGSYQFPAMRKLAIATGDAFVLVYSVTNAESFETVKSLREEIKEHKHNGKYSIVVVANKTDLGDITGEHAVNESVVCMDWEEKFVTTSAKTGENIDTVFQLLENQIKERIKLEEKRLSFFRRISMPVMRLAKSNRRNTQSVKIKPRSNSVDL